The following coding sequences lie in one Miscanthus floridulus cultivar M001 chromosome 9, ASM1932011v1, whole genome shotgun sequence genomic window:
- the LOC136481689 gene encoding uncharacterized protein isoform X1: MRRLASGGKWRWLPGSGLGGADAASGRCKLRPGRCGCSSNFSGQGGADVVAGYLRFLVDSKAHLPYARSHRWTRHRPMAEFTVLHPTRMMDSLNTGMNWVIMEGLERLRPLHTRRWLITCNKRQAPKQLPVMKVGSMVLLMTSKYPNKANVAYATLLSTDPEAIVGGVKTGSQFYKVHIDHAIAKDKPLVRPRPGCNNIGDAQAKGVSIAWPSMFVQMING, translated from the exons ATGCGGCGGCTAGCCAGCGGAGGGAAGTGGCGCTGGCTGCCTGGCTCGGGCCTAGGCGGAGCGGATGCGGCGAGCGGGCGATGCAAGCTCAGGCCGGGGAGGTGCGGATGCAGCAGCAATTTCTCCGGCCAGGGTGGAGCAGATGTGGTGGCGGGGTACCTCCGATTCCTCGTCGACAGCAAAGCACATCTTCCATATGCTCGAAGCCATCGTTGGACGCGTCATCGTCCTATGGC AGAGTTCACTGTGTTGCACCCAACCAGAATGATGGATTCCTTGAACACAGGGATGAATTG GGTCATCATGGAGGGCCTGGAGAGACTACGACCATTGCACACCAGGAGGTGGCTTATTACATGCAACAAGCGTCAAGCACCTAAACAACTTCCTGTGATGAAG GTTGGGTCCATGGTGCTACTAATGACTTCAAAATATCCTAATAAGGCTAATGTGGCCTATGCAACTCTCTTGAGCACTGATCCAGAAGCCATCGTTGGTGGAGTTAAGACAGGAAGTCAATTCTACAAAGTGCATATAGATCATGCTATAGCAAAAGATAAGCCATTAGTGAGGCCTAGGCCTGGGTGCAACAATATTGGTGATGCTCAAGCCAAAGGAGTTTCAATTGCTTGGCCTTCGATGTTT GTTCAAATGATTAATGGTTGA
- the LOC136481689 gene encoding uncharacterized protein isoform X3 codes for MRRLASGGKWRWLPGSGLGGADAASGRCKLRPGRCGCSSNFSGQGGADVVAGYLRFLVDSKAHLPYARSHRWTRHRPMAEFTVLHPTRMMDSLNTGMNWVIMEGLERLRPLHTRRWLITCNKRQAPKQLPVMKVQMING; via the exons ATGCGGCGGCTAGCCAGCGGAGGGAAGTGGCGCTGGCTGCCTGGCTCGGGCCTAGGCGGAGCGGATGCGGCGAGCGGGCGATGCAAGCTCAGGCCGGGGAGGTGCGGATGCAGCAGCAATTTCTCCGGCCAGGGTGGAGCAGATGTGGTGGCGGGGTACCTCCGATTCCTCGTCGACAGCAAAGCACATCTTCCATATGCTCGAAGCCATCGTTGGACGCGTCATCGTCCTATGGC AGAGTTCACTGTGTTGCACCCAACCAGAATGATGGATTCCTTGAACACAGGGATGAATTG GGTCATCATGGAGGGCCTGGAGAGACTACGACCATTGCACACCAGGAGGTGGCTTATTACATGCAACAAGCGTCAAGCACCTAAACAACTTCCTGTGATGAAG GTTCAAATGATTAATGGTTGA
- the LOC136481689 gene encoding uncharacterized protein isoform X2: MAEFTVLHPTRMMDSLNTGMNWVIMEGLERLRPLHTRRWLITCNKRQAPKQLPVMKVGSMVLLMTSKYPNKANVAYATLLSTDPEAIVGGVKTGSQFYKVHIDHAIAKDKPLVRPRPGCNNIGDAQAKGVSIAWPSMFVQMING, encoded by the exons ATGGC AGAGTTCACTGTGTTGCACCCAACCAGAATGATGGATTCCTTGAACACAGGGATGAATTG GGTCATCATGGAGGGCCTGGAGAGACTACGACCATTGCACACCAGGAGGTGGCTTATTACATGCAACAAGCGTCAAGCACCTAAACAACTTCCTGTGATGAAG GTTGGGTCCATGGTGCTACTAATGACTTCAAAATATCCTAATAAGGCTAATGTGGCCTATGCAACTCTCTTGAGCACTGATCCAGAAGCCATCGTTGGTGGAGTTAAGACAGGAAGTCAATTCTACAAAGTGCATATAGATCATGCTATAGCAAAAGATAAGCCATTAGTGAGGCCTAGGCCTGGGTGCAACAATATTGGTGATGCTCAAGCCAAAGGAGTTTCAATTGCTTGGCCTTCGATGTTT GTTCAAATGATTAATGGTTGA